GCCTCCTCGTCCGCGAAGCGGTGATAATTGTCAAGCGTCCGCTCGCCGACCGGCTTCACCGTGCCGGAGGACATCGTTCCCCGGTAGAACTGGTACGGCGTCGGCGCGTTGTTGCTCCACACGATGCCCGTGTCGAAGCTGCCGTCCTCGTAGTCAGCCGTCACCTGGCCCCAGTCGCGGGCCTGCACCCGCGCGCTGACCCCGATCCGCTCCAGGTCCTGCGAGATGATGTCCGCCACCGACAGCCAGTCGGAGGACGCCGAGCCCACCGCGATGTCGAAGGCGAACGGCGAACCGTCCGGCAGCCGCCGCCGACCGTCACCGTCCCGCTCGTAACCGGCCTCGTCCAGAATGCGGTTGGCCTCGTCCACGTCCTGCCGCGTCCAGTCGCAGTCCGTCACCACGGCCTGGGCCCGCCAGGTGTCGTAATTCCCGGACAGGCCGGTGCAGTCGGCCGGGTCGGTGTAGCCGTTCATCCCGACCTCGGTGATCGTCTCCCGGTCGATGGCCATGCTCAGCGCCCGGCGGACGTCGACGTCGTCGAACGGCGCCTTGGCCGTGTTGAGCTGCCAGTTGATCATCGAGCCGGTCGACGGGAACCAGTAGTGCCGGTGCTCCGGATCGCGGCCGACGAAGCTGTCCTCGATCTCCGGGATGAACGACTGCGCCCAGTCCACCTCGCCGTTGATCGTCGCCAGGTTGGCGCCGTCGTTGCCCGCGAACGCCAGCAGCCGGATGCCCTCGATCCGCTGCTTGTCCGGCTGCCAGTAGTGCGGGTTCTTGCCGAGCTGGAACGACTGCGCCTGGAAGTCGACCACTTCGGTGTACGGGCCGGTGCCGACGGGCGTGCCGTTGGTGTCGTTCGCCGGGTCCTCGATCCCCTCCCAGATGTGCCGGGGAATGATGATCTGCTGCCCCAGCTCGTAAAGGCCGGGCGAGAACGGCTCGTTGAACTCGAACCGCACGGCGCCGGCCCCCTCGGCCGTCACCGACTCCACATACGGGTAGCCGCCCAGCAGCTCTTGGTGCAGCTCGAACGTGTACGTCACGTCCTCGGCGGTGAACGGCTCGCCGT
Above is a window of Streptomyces sp. NBC_01803 DNA encoding:
- a CDS encoding ABC transporter substrate-binding protein, with protein sequence MPSSRRAPWRRRAAAAVLAAGALLLAGCSGSASGGASGDQVLTIPREDMGTFSRNFNPFSPNVAPMTQQAVYESMLVYNPADGSTTPWLATSWEAAEDGRSVTYTLREGVKWSDGEPFTAEDVTYTFELHQELLGGYPYVESVTAEGAGAVRFEFNEPFSPGLYELGQQIIIPRHIWEGIEDPANDTNGTPVGTGPYTEVVDFQAQSFQLGKNPHYWQPDKQRIEGIRLLAFAGNDGANLATINGEVDWAQSFIPEIEDSFVGRDPEHRHYWFPSTGSMINWQLNTAKAPFDDVDVRRALSMAIDRETITEVGMNGYTDPADCTGLSGNYDTWRAQAVVTDCDWTRQDVDEANRILDEAGYERDGDGRRRLPDGSPFAFDIAVGSASSDWLSVADIISQDLERIGVSARVQARDWGQVTADYEDGSFDTGIVWSNNAPTPYQFYRGTMSSGTVKPVGERTLDNYHRFADEEADALLDEFAATFDEEEQRAVATELQARFAELAPVVPLFPGPEWGEYLDSRFTGWPTEDDPYATLSNRSPTTVLVLTSLRPVTD